The Apium graveolens cultivar Ventura chromosome 6, ASM990537v1, whole genome shotgun sequence genome contains a region encoding:
- the LOC141667413 gene encoding endoglucanase 16-like, whose amino-acid sequence MENGARGVAALIVTWLAIFDGLFVNVANGHFDYREALTKSLIFLEAQRSGKLPPNNRVPWRGDSALQDGQEAHVDLVGGYYDAGDNVKYGLPMAFTITTLSWGAVFYGPELEAAGEMENVRCAIRWGTDYFLKATCRDKLYVQVGDPVKDHECWVRPENMQTPRTVLKIDQNEPGTEIAAETAAAMAAASIVFRSVDHTYSHRLLNKAKSLFKFAKAHKGTFDGECPFYCSYSGYNDELLWAATWLYKASRQSAYLKYITDEGVPANVAEFNWDLKYAGAQVILSELYFEGHKELENYKQHADGYICSNHPDSPYHQVTITPGGMVHLRDGANSQYVTGTALLFSVYGDILARHNQVVQCGDKTITCSQILDFATKQMDYLLGANPQGRSYMVGFGVNPPKQAHHRGASVPILAANDVVNCGMSFSNWLTPNVPNANELTGAFVGGPDRNDNFEDLRSSSSYTEPVTYTNSLAVGTLARLANRTHI is encoded by the exons ATGGAAAATGGTGCAAGGGGAGTAGCAGCCCTGATTGTGACATGGCTTGCTATATTCGATGGTTTATTTGTTAATGTGGCTAATGGTCACTTTGATTATCGCGAAGCCTTGACAAAATCACTTATATTCTTAGAGGCGCAAAGATCAGGAAAACTCCCTCCTAATAATAGGGTTCCTTGGAGAGGTGATTCTGCCCTTCAAGATGGCCAAGAAGCTCAT GTGGATTTGGTGGGAGGATATTATGATGCAGGAGACAACGTGAAATATGGACTTCCCATGGCATTCACAATAACAACATTGTCATGGGGAGCTGTTTTCTATGGTCCAGAACTGGAAGCTGCTGGAGAAATGGAAAATGTTAGGTGTGCTATCCGTTGGGGTACAGATTATTTTCTGAAAGCCACTTGCAGAGACAAATTATATGTCCAG GTAGGAGATCCTGTCAAAGATCATGAGTGCTGGGTGAGGCCAGAAAACATGCAAACACCAAGAACAGTACTAAAGATTGATCAAAATGAGCCTGGAACTGAGATTGCTGCCGAAACTGCTGCTGCTATGGCTGCTGCTTCCATTGTGTTTAGAAGTGTTGATCATACCTATTCTCATCGTCTCCTCAACAAAGCCAAATCC CTGTTCAAATTTGCCAAAGCACATAAAGGGACTTTTGATGGAGAATGCCCATTCTACTGCTCATATTCAGGCTACAAT GATGAACTATTGTGGGCTGCAACATGGTTATACAAGGCAAGTAGACAGTCGGCATACTTGAAGTACATAACTGATGAAGGTGTTCCTGCTAATGTAGCCGAGTTCAATTGGGACCTTAAGTATGCTGGTGCTCAAGTCATCCTTTCTGAA TTATATTTTGAAGGACATAAAGAATTGGAGAACTATAAGCAACATGCAGATGGTTACATTTGCTCTAATCATCCGGACAGCCCTTACCACCAGGTTACTATAACTCCAGGCGGCATGGTTCACCTCAGAGATGGTGCCAATTCTCAATATGTTACAGGCACTGCTCTCCTCTTTAGCGTTTATGGTGATATCCTTGCTCGTCACAATCAAGTCGTCCAATGTGGTGATAAAACAATTACTTGTAGTCAAATACTGGATTTTGCTACAAAACAG ATGGATTATCTTTTAGGGGCAAATCCTCAAGGAAGATCATACATGGTGGGATTTGGTGTTAATCCACCAAAACAAGCTCATCACAGAGGAGCCTCAGTTCCAATACTGGCCGCCAACGACGTGGTGAATTGTGGCATGAGCTTTTCTAATTGGTTAACTCCAAATGTACCAAATGCTAATGAGCTAACCGGAGCCTTTGTTGGTGGACCTGACCGTAATGATAATTTTGAGGATCTTCGATCTTCTTCCTCGTATACTGAGCCTGTAACTTACACGAATTCGCTTGCCGTGGGTACTCTAGCCAGGCTAGCAAATCGTACTCACATATGA